The DNA sequence ATTCAGCAATTACCCAGAACCCTTGCTCCCTGGCCCCGAGTTTGGACATCCCAGTGGCCAGGCCCAACCCCAGATGGCCATCAGAACCCCAGGGGGATGCGAAGGCTGGCTTTAATGTAATCTCCCCGAGTGGGGTTGacctgaggccactgctgggactcTGCTCCAGGCCACGCTCTGAAAGCCAAACTCACCTGTGCAGTGACTCCAATCATTACTCCACTGACCCCACCTGGCGTTTCCATGACCTCACAAGTGCCTGCCAGACGCCCCCAGGTAGGTCAAATGCCCCTATACTCAATGTATCCACAGCACACCCTCCCCAGTGCTCCCAAGTGCCCCACCAGTCCCACATCCCAGGTTATCCAGCACCCACCCCATTAGCCCCTCATGCTGCCTCCAGTGTTGTGGAGGTCGTCCATACCCCTCGGCGTCCCCTTCACCCCAACAGCTCTGCCAGGCTCGGAGAGACACCCCAGGGAAGTGTCCCCAAGTGCCCTGACCCTCAGGGCCACATGGTCCTCCTGAAAACTCTTCCTGGAGCACATCCGGTGGCCGCTGCTCTTCCTCAGCCCCGGAGCAGTCCAGGGCACCCTCTCGGACAGGGACCTCGCCCAGACCCTTCTCATGCCCCCTTCACTCCAAGCCAGGATGCACTGGTGCCCCCACTGCATGACACGCAGACGCACCAGCCTGCGGGCCTCTCCATGCACTTCTCTGTAGGGCCCGGAGCAAGGAGGGGCTGATGCTTCCCGTGACTGTTTGCCGGTGTGTTTGTGTCTTATCCCTGAACAATGGCACCCAGCATGGAGGCCCTGGAGAGCCAGGACCCCAGCCATTGCTGGATTTCCAGAACCTTCCAGAGAGCACCTGGCTCCTAGCCATTCACACCCCTGAAGTGCAGGGCACCTGCCCCCCTCCCCAGCACTCGGGCAGCACTCCTCTCCCTGGTGGGACCTGGGCAGCAGAGATGTTAGTGACTCTGGGAGGCCTTGCACTGCAGGCCCGGGTGACACCTGTCCCCTACTAAGTGAGGCGCAACATCCCTCACCAACTCCAGGGCCTCCAGGCAGCTTCCCACCTGGGAGAAAGCTTGGGGTCCTGGCCTTCACCCACTCTTGGAAGGCCTGGAAAGGCGGCATCTGGTGGGGCAAGATCCACAAAGCGACGGCGCCTCTGGCAACTCCAGGAAAAGCTGTGCAAAGCACAGTATGCTCACGGCATGGGGTTTCGGCTGAGGAACTCGGACAAAAGTTAGTAGCTGCCTGGTGGCACCCTGGCATGTCACCCATTTCCTCTGCGTGTTCCTGAAACAGCCGGGGTccaaggaaggggccaggctGGTGCGGCTTCCTGCCCTCCCCATTTGAACTTCCTGCGAGAAACTCCGTCCTTACTCCGCCCCTTGCAAACCTACAACAGGCGGGCATCAGTCCCCAGCCCCATTCCCCAGCTACTGGGACTTTCCTGGATGGCCACTCCCTGCCTGGTGGACCTTTCACCCTGAGGAAGGTCGTGCTCACACCAGTCCCCCATTCCAGGCTGCAGAATTGGCCTCATGCATCAGGCTGCACCCAAAGGTGCTTGGACAACACCTCTGGTCTGACACCCACCTGGGAGCACCACCCCAGTATCCCTGGAGGGATGTCTTGGCCTAGACTCAGGCCAGGACATAtgacccagcccagcccagtcgCACCAGCTCCCAGGGTGACCAGCAGCCCCACAGCTTCCCTCCAGCAGAGCGCAGTCACCCTCACCgccaagggaggggtggggggctctACTGCAGGAAAGCCCGGGAAAAGTCTTTCACCTgaaatacagataattttttgaaacACCGGGTTTACCCTAAACGAGAGATTTTGTCCTCAAATTCCAGTCCCTACCCCAAATCACAAATTCCGGGTTCGCAGATACACCTAGGACGTACTCCTCCTGGAAAACTTGTGGGTCTGGAGGCCCAGAAAGGGCTGCTGGGGGCGTCCCTGCAGACGCCTCGCAGTCCCGCCGCGACGCAGGGCGCTCAGGACCCGGGGCTGCGGCTGGGCTGTGCCCTCCATGCCAGATCCCTGCGCCGCGCCAGGGCGGTTCCTGCGGGGTACCGAGGAAGAGGCGGCCTGAAGCGAGCGCCCAGGGGGCACGCGAGCGTTCCGTGGTGGCAGCGGGTGAGTAGAGGGACGCTGGCAAGCAGGTACGGCGCTCCGGGTCCCGCCGTCTCCACCATCTCCGTGCAGACGTCCGGCTCCCTGCATCCCCGCGGCTCCCCCATCCCGGCGCCGGTCTGCGCTGCTGGTGCAGCCGGGGTCCGGGAAGAGGGGGCCACCGGTCCCCCCTGACTGGTTAGACGCGAAGTCTTCGCGGGCGCCTCCGCACCTGCAAACGGGCGTAGGGCGAGGGGGGAGGGGCGGAGGGAGGAGCCCACGACCCGGAGGCGGGGCCCAGGCGGCCAGACCGGCCCGGCGCGGAGGCGCGGGGCCCACACACCGCCGGACGCACGCGCGAGCCCGGAGCGGCACCGCTGGAGCGCCCGCCCGCTCGGCCAGCCCTTGGGCGCCGGCGGCGCGGCCATGGCCGAGCTCAAGCCGCTGTCGGGGGACACGTTCCTGGCGCTGAGACACAGCTACGCGGCGGCCGCGGGCCTCGCCTACGGGGTGGCCCGGGGATCCGAGGCGGTCCGCGGCTACGGCGCGCCGGGCCCGGGCGGCGACCTCCCCGCGgcgcccgcgccccgcgccccggcGGCGGCCGAGAGCAGCGGCGAGCAGAGCGGCGACGAGGACGACGCCTtcgagcggcggcggcggcggcggcgcgggcccGGGGGCGCGGCGGACGCGCGGCGGCGGCCCCGGGAGCAGCGCTCGCTGCGGCTGAGCATCAACGCGCGCGAGCGGCGGCGCATGCACGACCTGAACGACGCGCTGGACGGGCTGCGCGCCGTCATCCCCTACGCGCACGGCCCGTCGGTGCGCAAGCTCTCCAAGATCGCCACGCTGCTGCTCGCCAGGAACTACATCCTCATGCAGGCGCAGGCCCTGGACGAGATGCGGCGCCTGGTGGCCTGCCTCAACCAGGGCCAGGGCCTGGCGGCGCCCGTGGCCCCCGCGCCCTTGACGCCCTTCGGCCAGGCTGCCGTGTGCCCTTTCCCTGCGGGCGCCGCTCTGCCCTGCCCGGACAAGGGCGCCGCCTTCCCCGGGACGCCCTCGGCGCTTTGCAAACACTGTAACGGGAAGCCGTGAGGCCCCAGGCCGCCCCTCCTTCCGCAGCGCCCTCCATTGTGCATGCCCCAGGACTCTCACCTGCCCCAGCAGGACCCCGCCCGCGCGGGGGAGGCCGCCCCCCTCGCGTCCAGCCCGCGCGCAGAACAGTGCAAGGTGCAGGAAGCACAAAGCCTGTGTGGGCGCAGAACTGAGCCGGAGAGCCGGGTATGGGATCCACACCTGCGGCCTACAGCGCCCGCTGGGTCCCCGCCCAGCACCCGCGGCCGTCGAGACTGGGGACGGGACGGGGGTGACCAGCCCTACTTATCTGAGCACCGGTGCTCAGTCTCAGAAAGAAAACCAGGGCCCCAAAGAGAGCAGCGACTGGCGCCGCCCCAGCGGGCAGGGCCCGGGGAAGGGCGTTGCTGGGCCCGGCGGGTCGTGGCACTCCTGCTGGGGCGCGTCCTTCACCCCCGTCTGCTGCTCTGGCGAAACCGGCAGGGCCGCGCTCTCGGGGGAGCGTGTGCCCCAGGGGCGCAGCGCCTGGCATGTCTACCTCTTCTGGCTccgccgcccccccccccccgcccctcaTCCAAGCTGGTGGATGTGCCCCGACCCAGCCGGGGAGGGAGCCGGACTGGGGACGGCAGAAGCCCCGGGACCAGTGGCCTTTGGCTTTCCCAAGCCCGAGTTTGTTTTGCCTGCCTGGAGGTGCGAACCTCTGGAGGTGAGCGCAGGCCGACAGCGGCTGCCTCCAAGCCTGCGGGATTTGCTCTAAACAGCGTCTGGACTCCCCAGCCACGCTGTCTCGCGGGAGGGCCCCCACCCAGGCCGCCCGCGTGGAGCTGGGTGGAGTCGACAGCGCACCCTCTGCTCACAGGCAGCTGCGTGGAGGAGGGGTCCTCACAACCCGCAGCCCCACTCGAAGCTGGGGTGTCAGAGAAGGGCCCAGTCCAGCTCTGGTGCCCCGCAGAGCCCCTTCCCCCCCTCGCCAGCTCCCGCACAATTCCGTGGGTGGAGGCTGGGCCACGGGTGAGTACACTGCAGGGGGCTGCGCCTTGACCCGTGGGAACCGGGATGGGCTCTGACTCTTTTATGTCCCTGCACAGCTCAGAATtctgcccccgcccccgcccaggTGCTGCCCATGGCCCTGGGGATGGAGCTGTCTGAGCTGGTGGCACCCGGTGGCTCTTCTACAATATCCAGCTTTATTAACCCAATTTCCTCGGCTGTCGTTAATGCTTTGTTAGTGGAGACCGGCCGCTGCCTTGAAAGCTGCCTGTCTATagcatttaactttaattaataCATTTCAAAGGCCCTTTTGTATTTGCAAAATGAACTGTGTGATTAAGTCTTACTCATAAAGACATATGCTTAATACTggttttttctaatttccatatttatttcttcattgtctTTTTCCCCCCCTAACAGACTACTGTATCAATTTTGAACATTTGAAAAGCCGAGTATGGGAACTGTTTCAAATCCCTTTTGGTGGCTGAGAATAGGACAACTGTCCGATGTCATTTACATCTCGGGTCATTTCCTAAATCAACTTTATACTTACATAATCAGAAACAGTCACTTATTCTGTTATTATGTATTAAAAACCAGACATGTTTAGTATATCATTTATATTCagaataaagtattttatttcaacttatttttttaataatatgatTCCATTGTAATATCAAGTTAAATAGTGTTCATTTGTGACTGAACGCATAATTTCAACTTTCAGATGATTTCATCAGTCTGGGCCACGTTTCTAAGTCAGAGTCTAGGAGGTCTCTGAGAGGCAGCCCGCCGATCTGTAAGCAGCCACTCGGCGAATACGTGGAATCACAAGACAGAAATCTCTCTGCCCGACTCTTGGGTGAAGAACAATTTTTTAAGAGAACCATTTCACTGAGAGCAAATTCTTCTAATGACTTGGCTTAAATAAAAGgtaaattaaatttaaacaattttctAAATTGCAAGGCTGTTTATCTCCTGTTCTCCCGTGTCGGCATTGCTTTCTCACTGGAGTCGAGTGGAATTCAAAGTGAAATCAGGCAGGCCTCTCAACTGGGGCCACTAGCAAAAGCATCGAGTTCTGTCAAAATAGGTGTCATTTGGCCGCTTACAGGTCGGCACCGCAAAGTCACCATTCTAAGGCCAAGCAAGCAGCAGTCTGTCCTTAGCCCGTGTGCCCAGCGTACAGCCAACCATTGTCACTGCCCGTTTGCAAGCCCGCTACTGTCTAGACACGTCTGGTGGGGGATCTGGTGGTTTTATCCTGGGGTCTGAACTCCTGCAGGGGTGCCCAGGATTTCTGTGGCTGAGCTCAAAAGGACGCATCGCCACGCATCTAACCACCCAGAGCTAGCATTCCTCTAGCACCGGAGAAGGAATTAAATAGGAAAAGAGCTTTGCACATAATTCAGATTTGAAGCAGCCTCTAGAAAATGCTGGGTTTTAGGTCCATCTCAGATAAGGAAGATGCATCTGCTGTGATAAGGGGCAAGCAAGTGTCCCTTTAATCCAGCACTGTCCCGTGCAGACAGAACACAGGCCACATGGGAAATGTTACATTTTCTAGTGGccacataaaaagaatgaatagaaGCAGATGAAATcaattttaatgattatttttacttatcccaacaaatgcaaaatattatcatttcaatatacaatattttaaaattattagggAGATACTTTACATTCTTTTGTACTGAGTCTTCAAAACCCCCTGTGTCTTGCCCTTGGAGCCCCCTCTGTTCAGACCAGCCCTGTTTCAAGTGTTGAGTGGCCATATGTGTTTCGTGAATTGTAAAAATGCAAAGCATGTGAAGTGTCACCTTCACTTTAATAATAAGCAGGAAATGTCCACTGACTCAAGGAATAAATTCCAAAGCTAGACCAATAAGGAAATGACTGTCCTGTGCCTCTCAATCCTGGTGCACCAAGTCCAGCTGAGGCTGGGGCAGGTGGCAAGAAGAGCCATGGTCAGTTTTCTCCCGAGAGGAGGTCCTTCCATGTGCCACCCAGCATCACACTGGCCGGCTGTGTACCCGTGCCTGGGACCCAGCAGGGCGACGACCCGGGGCCCCCGACTCTGCAGTGGAGGGCTCATCTGGGCCAGCGCTGCCTTCTTCCTCTACTAGCCACACAAGAGAGGGCTCAGCCATGCTGGCTACTGCTTGAGCGACTCAGAGACCAAGACTTATCTGGCTCAGGTGTGAGCCCAGGAAGCCAGGTTTTTGGGAGCTTGGGGCAGGCCTCTCCGAGCCCGGGGTCTCCCTAGGGGTCCCTTGCCAGGGTCAGGGGAGGCAGGTTGCCCACCAAGGTTCTGCCCCCAACTTTGTTCACTGCCTGGCACGTCCATAGGCAGCGACATTCCACCCCTAGCTTGCCAAGTGGAAATAGAGGTTGCTTGGGTCAGAAAACGAAAGTGGGGGGTCCTACAGCTAAGCTGGTGATGGGACAGAAACAACCTTCCTTTCTTTAAAACAAGCAGCAGCAGACGTATTTCTCTCTGGCCTTTGGGTGTTTCGATGCCCAGGGGTCAGTGTAACTAGAACTGCCCCTCAACCTGCCCTTTTGCCTGCACAGAACCACGCTATTTGGTATTTTTCCATCTACTTGGTCCCCATGCATTTTGGTTGTGATGGTGCCCCAAAATTCCTTGCTTTCCCCTCGTTAGAAATGTGTTCACCTAAAGCAGCCTCCCTGGTTTTCCAGAGTGGTATTGGCATGCAGCAGCTGAGGGCAGAACTACCCCCAAACCTGGCTGTGTTCCCAGGGACGTGGGGCAGGGACGGCTGCCCGGCCACCCAGGTTCACCCACAGACCCTTGTGCACAGGGTCTCGTATTGGGTTGATTCCATTCCAAGGACGGGATCTTGTCTTCACTCGTGCACCAGCGGCTGGAGCCCGCGGGTGCCCTGTCTGCCTTACTGTAAGCTGACGGGCATCTGGGGCAGACATTTGCATGTCAGTTTCCCTTGCAGGTTAGGGACATTAAAAGAAGCACATTCTCATAAAGGACAAATACTGCTTTCCTGAAAGGATGGGGACACACACAGACCACCATTCCCACCTGCACAGCCAGCCCTGTGTCACCTTGCGGCCACCTGATGGAATTCCGGCGGGAACCCCTGCACAGAGGCCCCTGAGCGCCAGCCGAGCCGGCAGAGTGTGTTACAGTGATCTCACCACACAGACGTGCGCGGGACGTGTCTTTGCCTCTAATCGCTTTTGGCATCCcatgtgaagggatggaaacagaAGGATTTACAGTGTATTAAACCATTTCTCCGACAATCACATCTTTGAGTCATAAGCCTATGCTAGGCTCTGCACTCCCACAGAAGTCAGTTCCATCAAATTAGAGAGTCAGGACACATTTGCCATTTGACCCCAAAGGAGCAGAGCCCATGTTGCCATAAACGCAGAAAGGCTCAAATAATTACAAAGTTACCTTGAACGCCAGCATTTTCTGTTTCAGAAAGTGATTTACTCTGGTTTTTCCCAGCCTGAAGAGCCTGACACACACATGTTCATGTGAACATGTAAAAGCCGTTTTGAGTGAGGCTCCCTGAGTGGGAAGACAGCCAGGATCGTTCAGGGAGTTAACTCAGGTGGTGGCACTTGTGAGATGTGCACGTGGAAGGGGGTCTCCAGATGGACCACCTTTCTGCCCTTCTGTGGTCGGCTCTGGGGGGTCACTCAGGGGTTGAAGGGCTGGATGCAAAGGGAAGCTGCTTCACGGTTCCATTCGAGGCACAGCCATTGGAATGCAACTCAGAGCTGAGCACAGGCTTGGCCAATGGCGTCCATCCCCCAGGACACTCCAGCCCTCCTGGGGCCATCATGACCGTAGCTGGTGCCACCCGGGGCACGAGCAGCACCTGAATGTGCGGGCCTCACAGGAGCAACTCGCCTTCGCATTAGGGTGGCTGAGCCTTCTCCAGGCTTCTGTTTGTCTGAAGCAATGATCCCACGGTCAGCAGCTCTCCGGGGCCCTGATGCAGCCTGACTGGAGCCCAGGGTCCCCAGTCCATGTGGGTGGCTCGTGCTGTGCTATGAGGCCACTGCCAGGCTGGGAACTGGCCACAAGTCCAAGACACAAACAGGGCCTGAGACCCTCCCCAGTGGCCACTGGCATCTGCCAGGATGCATTTTGCTGCCGTCCTCTCTCCCAGCCTGGCCAGCTCTGGGCACCCAGAGCACTCAGCAGCCCCTACTTTTTGACCACAGGGGGAAATGAAGTCAGAAAATCCCCGGGACAGCTGTCTCTAGGTCTCAGGCCCGGGGCTGGGCCTTCTTTTATGACCCCAGAGAACACAGGGGCAGCACGAGCCCAGGGGGTTCCACCAGGGATCTGAGCCAAGCAGAGGCCCGGCTGGTTGTCCTGGTGTAGGCAAGAGCCAGGTCCCCTTGGTCATGATCCCCTCCAGGTCCTGGAGGCTTCTGTGTGGGTCAGGGGGACGCTGTCCACTGAACGCAGACTGGTAGGAGACCAACTCAGGGCTCaggagcagacacacccacacggAAGCAGCTGGAGTTCCGCCCGTCTGTGTCGATGGCGACCAGACTGTGATGGGCAAAACGGTCTGAACAAGCCTCTCTGGGTCTTATGGTCCTGCATCCTCCGAGCACGTTAGAGGACCAGCCCCACTGCCAGCCAGTTCCTGCCCAGCTCTCAGCTGGCTGAGCCCTCTGTGAGGGTGGCACCTTCATTTCAACCCACGGGCAAGTAGCTGTTTACTTTGTATTCAGGAATCTAGGTTTCCAAAATAAATTAGAGCCTTTTACCTACTGGCAGGACGTGAGGTAAGCGCTCTTCACCCACCTCGAATCTGTCCCCTGGGCCGAGGGGTCAACAGGGACGTTCAGAAAGAGTAGACCCGCCAGAGCTTTCCGTCAGCTTCCCCCACCAAGCGACTTTGGGGCACCAGACGGGATGAAAAGCCGTGCCCCAAAGTCCAAGGGCTGTGCCTGGGGAACAGACCCTCCGCCACCCCCCCAGCACACTCCTGGCTGCCCCCGGCTGTTCGTCCGTCTGTCTGTCTCCCTCGCTCTCCCATGGCATCTGCAGCTCTCCCGTCCTTCCGGGTGGCCCTGCTCCCCTGATTCTCGCACTAGCTCCTTAAACTCTTCCACATGTATTTTGGGGTCTCTGTGCTGGTTGCATCTGCTCCAGGAAGGCCTGGCTGGTTTGGAAAGGGGAGATGAGTCCGGAGAGCAGCTGACCCACCACCTTCTGCCCACCTGCAGCAGGGTGGACATCGGGAAGACTAGGCCGGGGCGCACGTGTGTGTCCTGCTGCGCGGCTTTATTCCGTGGGTCCCTGGATCCTTGGCCAGTTGGACACCACCAGAAGCTCCCCTGACggc is a window from the Manis javanica isolate MJ-LG chromosome 5, MJ_LKY, whole genome shotgun sequence genome containing:
- the BHLHE23 gene encoding class E basic helix-loop-helix protein 23; the protein is MAELKPLSGDTFLALRHSYAAAAGLAYGVARGSEAVRGYGAPGPGGDLPAAPAPRAPAAAESSGEQSGDEDDAFERRRRRRRGPGGAADARRRPREQRSLRLSINARERRRMHDLNDALDGLRAVIPYAHGPSVRKLSKIATLLLARNYILMQAQALDEMRRLVACLNQGQGLAAPVAPAPLTPFGQAAVCPFPAGAALPCPDKGAAFPGTPSALCKHCNGKP